From Styela clava chromosome 6, kaStyClav1.hap1.2, whole genome shotgun sequence, one genomic window encodes:
- the LOC120330257 gene encoding uncharacterized protein LOC120330257 isoform X3, translated as MNREDLDDTYDLLSPVRRGEGAYSDSFESSDNESSPQFRSSVSFKSPSNSFKSSSFTASSKIPPPKYASTTRYQQDKPKNLVPSSAPGPSSSPPKRERIIRRTSPLKDCNSHDNTIELMKMPQDGDKKDLSVWEDWLIKKLQQEREDIKIQRQVEKEEKEREERKRMEKEDLKKRAELKHQQWCEEKLLKMKLQTKIEKREQMLKEEMKIQEKREIERKSKQAYERWVEKRNEIEKEQKEKERRKKLEEKQKEDERRRKNEECFQKWLKKVNEKQRASPRQD; from the exons ATGAATCGTGAGGATTTAGATGATACATATGATCTTCTGTCTCCAGTACGTAGGGGAGAAGGTGCGTACTCCGACTCATTTGAAAGTTCTGACAACGAATCTAGTCCACAATTTCGATCGTCAGTAAGTTTTAAATCACCTTCCAACTCATTCAAGTCATCATCATTCACAGCATCTTCGAA GATCCCACCACCTAAGTATGCATCAACTACGAGATATCAACAAGACAAACCTAAAAATCTTGTCCCGTCGTCAGCGCCAGGCCCCTCATCTTCTCCACCGAAAAGGGAACGAATAATTCGACGAACTTCGCCATTGAAGG ATTGTAATTCTCATGACAACACTATTGAATTAATGAAAATGCCACAAGATGGTGACAAAAAAGATTTGAGTGTTTGGGAAGATTGGTTGATCAAAAAGTTACAACAGGAGAGAGAAGACATAAAAATACAG AGACAAgttgaaaaagaagaaaaagaaagagAGGAAAGAAAAAGAATGGAAAAGGAAGATTTAAAGAAAAGAGCTGAATTAAAACATCAGCAGTGGTGTGAAGAAAAGTTATTGAAG ATGAAGTTGCAGACGAAAATTGAGAAGCGTGAACAAATGTTGAAGGAAGAAatgaaaatacaagaaaaacgAGAAATTGAGAGAAAATCGAAACAAGCGTACGAGAGATGGGTGGAAAAgagaaatgaaattgaaaaagagCAAAAAGAGAAG gaaAGGAGAAAAAAACTTGAAGAGAAACAGAAAGAGGATGAAAGAAGAAGGAAAAATGAAGAATGCTTTCAGAAATGGCTGAAAAAAGTCAATGAAAAACAACGTGCTTCTCCAAGACAAG